Proteins from a single region of Meiothermus cerbereus DSM 11376:
- a CDS encoding phosphoenolpyruvate carboxylase, which produces MNEDRLFEQLKREVDVLGRALGKAIRTLSGERIFELEEQVRELTKTLRQGYTEDIRQQLLSIVRGLSLLEAENMIRAFSTYFHLVNLAEERHRVRVNREREKNSTPAAPRGESFLALVGQLKNQGLGYEQAVEVLSRLRLHLTFTAHPTETRRRTQRYHISEIARLLDATEPTEPNQKATQEQASPALDARVALLWGTSELRKSRPSVEDEVKGGLFYITYTLWQAIPRLVDGLERAIEAHYGQRPNLSPPLVFRSWIGGDRDGNPNVLPEVTSWAQNYARTTAIRKFVEDVDGLIRDLSLSDERITITRELRLALEDHARHLSLPERFQGEPYRQFGMGLRHKLRALLGEQPGPGYTSTAEFASDLGKAERSLEQLGLGEVARASVRPIRLNAEAFGLDLVGLDLREESRALSEAVAELLKIAGVQEQYATLKPEQKEALLTQELATARPLAPVGYRPQTKALQTALEALRHWKARGAHVVSMTHHASDLLEVMLLAREVGLYRPGRALPFDVVPLFETLDDLHHAPEVVARLLDNPVFKAHVQGREGLEVMIGYSDSNKDAGFLAANWALYQAQEAITAIAQSRGVQVYYFHGRGTSTARGGGTAGRAIASLPPGTVGSRMRLTEQGEALADRYAHPDLAIRNLEQMLYHMALASARDLYGQAAPLKPEWREAMGRAAERSTQAYRELLGRPGFFEFYEQLTPIREIGALNIASRPVYRSGKVREIKDLRAIPWVMSWTQVRLLIPGWYGLLEGLREIPLELRREMFEQWPFFATTLDSAAIALAKADLGIAREYLRLVRPELAEGFFPGIARAFAETKAILEETFQNTLLFKHPVLARQTELRNPYVDPISLVQVELLERYRRTPPEAPERTGLERALMLSLLGIAAGLRNAG; this is translated from the coding sequence ATGAACGAAGATCGGCTCTTTGAACAGCTCAAGCGCGAAGTGGATGTGCTGGGGCGGGCTTTAGGCAAGGCCATCCGCACGCTTTCCGGCGAACGTATTTTTGAACTGGAAGAACAGGTGCGCGAGCTGACCAAAACCCTGCGGCAGGGCTATACCGAAGACATCCGGCAGCAGCTTCTGTCCATCGTGCGGGGTCTCTCGCTGCTCGAGGCCGAAAACATGATCCGGGCCTTCTCGACCTACTTTCACCTGGTCAACCTGGCCGAAGAACGCCATCGCGTGCGGGTCAACCGGGAGCGCGAGAAAAATAGCACCCCAGCAGCACCCCGGGGCGAGTCGTTTCTGGCCCTGGTGGGGCAGCTCAAAAACCAGGGCCTTGGCTACGAGCAGGCCGTGGAGGTGCTTTCACGCTTGCGGCTGCACCTGACCTTTACCGCCCATCCCACCGAGACTCGCCGCCGCACCCAGCGCTACCACATCAGCGAAATTGCCCGGCTGCTGGATGCCACGGAGCCGACCGAGCCAAACCAAAAAGCGACGCAGGAACAGGCCAGCCCTGCCCTGGATGCGCGGGTGGCGCTGCTGTGGGGCACCTCAGAACTTCGCAAATCCCGCCCCAGCGTAGAAGACGAGGTCAAAGGTGGTCTGTTCTACATCACCTACACCCTGTGGCAGGCCATTCCCCGGCTGGTAGATGGGCTCGAGCGGGCCATAGAAGCCCACTATGGACAGCGCCCCAACCTTTCACCCCCCCTGGTGTTTCGCAGCTGGATTGGCGGTGACCGAGACGGCAACCCCAACGTACTGCCCGAGGTTACCAGTTGGGCGCAAAACTACGCCCGCACAACCGCCATTCGCAAGTTTGTAGAGGATGTAGACGGCCTGATTCGCGACCTGTCCCTCAGCGACGAGCGCATCACCATCACCCGCGAGTTGCGGCTGGCCCTGGAAGACCATGCCAGGCATCTTTCGCTGCCCGAGCGTTTCCAGGGCGAACCCTACCGCCAGTTTGGCATGGGTCTGCGCCACAAGCTGCGGGCTTTGCTGGGCGAGCAGCCCGGCCCCGGCTACACCAGCACCGCCGAGTTCGCCAGCGACCTGGGTAAAGCCGAGCGCAGCCTGGAACAGCTAGGCCTAGGGGAGGTGGCTCGAGCCAGCGTGAGACCCATCCGACTCAACGCCGAGGCCTTTGGCCTGGATCTGGTTGGTCTGGATCTGCGCGAGGAATCGCGCGCCCTCAGCGAAGCAGTGGCCGAGCTGCTAAAAATTGCCGGTGTGCAGGAGCAGTACGCCACGCTAAAGCCGGAGCAAAAGGAAGCCCTGCTCACCCAGGAGCTGGCCACAGCCAGACCGCTGGCCCCTGTAGGGTATCGTCCGCAGACCAAAGCTTTGCAGACCGCCCTCGAGGCCCTGCGACACTGGAAGGCCCGTGGCGCACACGTGGTCTCGATGACCCACCACGCCAGCGACCTGCTGGAAGTGATGCTGCTGGCGCGGGAGGTGGGTTTGTACCGCCCCGGGCGGGCGCTGCCTTTTGATGTGGTGCCGCTTTTTGAGACCCTGGACGACCTGCACCATGCCCCCGAGGTGGTGGCCCGGCTGCTGGATAACCCCGTATTCAAGGCCCATGTGCAGGGGCGGGAGGGCCTCGAGGTGATGATTGGCTACTCCGACTCCAACAAGGACGCGGGCTTTCTGGCGGCCAACTGGGCGCTCTACCAGGCCCAGGAGGCCATCACAGCCATCGCCCAAAGCCGGGGCGTGCAGGTCTACTACTTTCACGGGCGGGGAACTTCTACCGCCCGCGGCGGGGGCACGGCGGGGCGGGCTATTGCCAGCCTGCCGCCCGGTACGGTGGGCAGCCGCATGCGCCTAACCGAACAGGGCGAGGCCCTGGCCGACCGTTACGCCCACCCCGACCTGGCCATACGCAACCTCGAGCAGATGCTTTACCACATGGCGCTGGCCTCGGCCCGCGACCTCTACGGTCAGGCCGCGCCCCTCAAGCCCGAGTGGCGCGAGGCCATGGGGCGGGCCGCAGAGCGTTCTACCCAGGCCTATCGGGAGCTCTTAGGCCGCCCCGGTTTTTTCGAGTTCTACGAACAGCTCACCCCCATCCGCGAGATTGGGGCGCTCAACATCGCCAGCCGCCCGGTCTACCGCTCTGGAAAGGTGCGGGAGATCAAAGACCTGCGGGCCATCCCCTGGGTCATGTCCTGGACGCAGGTGCGGCTCTTGATTCCCGGCTGGTATGGGCTCTTGGAGGGGCTTCGGGAAATTCCGCTGGAGCTGCGCCGGGAGATGTTTGAACAGTGGCCTTTTTTTGCCACCACCCTGGATAGCGCCGCCATCGCCCTGGCCAAAGCCGACCTGGGCATTGCCCGCGAATACCTGCGGCTGGTTAGGCCCGAGCTGGCCGAAGGCTTCTTCCCCGGCATCGCCCGGGCTTTTGCAGAAACCAAGGCCATCCTGGAGGAAACCTTTCAAAACACCCTGCTCTTCAAACACCCGGTGCTGGCCCGCCAGACCGAGCTACGCAACCCCTATGTGGACCCTATCTCGCTGGTGCAGGTTGAACTGCTGGAACGCTACCGCCGCACCCCCCCCGAGGCTCCAGAACGCACGGGTTTGGAGCGGGCCTTGATGCTTTCACTATTGGGGATTGCAGCAGGCTTGCGTAACGCAGGCTAG
- a CDS encoding NUDIX hydrolase, whose amino-acid sequence MPERQYLYKGRILNLALEGPYEIVEHADAVAVLVERGGKLLFVRQYRPAIGSETLEIPAGLIDPGETPEQAALRELAEEAQLTGQLHYLTGFYLSPGFCDEKLHVFRATHTRPAYAKPDDDEAITVEWHYPRQVLRDARDGRVQISASALAGILFYLSEKALEDDIPYYE is encoded by the coding sequence ATGCCCGAACGGCAGTACTTGTACAAAGGCCGCATCCTGAACCTGGCCCTGGAAGGCCCCTACGAGATCGTAGAACACGCCGACGCAGTGGCGGTACTGGTCGAGCGGGGCGGAAAACTGCTTTTTGTGCGGCAGTACCGCCCGGCCATCGGCAGCGAGACCCTTGAGATTCCGGCGGGCCTCATTGACCCCGGCGAGACCCCCGAACAGGCGGCCCTGCGCGAGCTGGCCGAGGAAGCCCAGCTAACCGGCCAGCTACACTACCTGACCGGCTTTTACCTTTCGCCGGGGTTTTGCGACGAGAAGCTGCACGTTTTTCGGGCTACCCATACCCGCCCGGCCTACGCAAAGCCCGACGACGACGAAGCCATCACGGTAGAATGGCACTACCCGCGCCAGGTTTTGCGGGATGCCCGCGACGGCAGGGTTCAGATATCGGCCTCGGCCCTGGCCGGAATCCTCTTCTACCTGAGCGAGAAGGCGCTCGAGGACGACATTCCCTATTACGAGTAG
- the ribF gene encoding riboflavin biosynthesis protein RibF, with protein sequence MLLINDPSDAPAGPKVVAIGSFDGLHLGHQHLIHQAQQAAKSLHVPLLVYTFDPPSKVFMRGEGFLTDLSEKLELLRGLGVEIALIVPFTEAFSRRSKDDFLDDLRTLEAQRIYVGADFRFGQGRAGGLEDLNAVAPTQILPLLELGGGPVKSSRIRDLLRAGRVDEAKLLLGRAYTARGIVREGDRLGRKLGFPTANIEVAHLKILPMGVFAVRVQTPQGKFGGMANVGYRPTVSGQSLRFEVHLFGFVGDLYGQELTVEFLTRLRGEMKFESLEALKAQLAQDAEAARRVLGI encoded by the coding sequence ATGTTGCTTATCAACGACCCCTCCGATGCGCCGGCTGGCCCCAAGGTGGTGGCGATTGGCAGCTTTGATGGCCTGCACCTGGGGCACCAGCACCTGATTCACCAGGCCCAGCAGGCGGCCAAGAGCCTGCACGTGCCGCTGCTGGTGTACACCTTCGACCCCCCCAGCAAGGTCTTCATGAGAGGGGAGGGCTTCCTGACCGACTTGTCGGAGAAGCTCGAGCTCCTGAGGGGCTTGGGGGTCGAGATCGCCCTGATTGTGCCCTTCACCGAGGCTTTCTCCAGGCGCAGCAAGGACGACTTCCTGGATGACCTGCGTACCCTGGAAGCCCAGCGCATCTATGTGGGGGCCGATTTCCGCTTTGGGCAGGGGCGGGCCGGGGGCCTGGAGGATTTGAATGCCGTAGCGCCGACCCAGATTCTGCCGCTGCTCGAGCTGGGCGGGGGGCCGGTCAAGTCGAGCCGCATCCGCGACCTGCTGCGTGCAGGGCGGGTAGACGAGGCCAAGCTCCTGCTGGGCCGGGCCTACACGGCCCGGGGTATCGTGCGGGAAGGCGACAGGCTGGGACGAAAACTAGGTTTTCCCACCGCCAATATCGAAGTGGCCCACCTCAAAATTCTGCCGATGGGGGTGTTTGCTGTGCGGGTGCAGACCCCACAGGGCAAGTTTGGCGGGATGGCCAACGTCGGCTATCGCCCCACGGTTTCGGGCCAGAGCCTGCGCTTTGAGGTACACCTGTTTGGCTTTGTGGGCGATTTGTATGGGCAAGAACTCACCGTCGAGTTTCTGACCCGGCTGCGTGGCGAAATGAAGTTCGAGAGCCTCGAGGCCCTCAAAGCCCAGCTCGCCCAGGATGCCGAGGCTGCCCGCCGGGTCTTGGGGATTTAA
- a CDS encoding ComF family protein yields MNPLLGWWEQLTGATCPGCAKPLQEPTLCSECQRALVPRHGPGFVYLGSYQRFGNLARALKYQGRRNLALLLGQRMALGVRQAEWGLDGVTAVPTLPHRQIQRGYNQAELLAQAAAKELRIPYKSVLSRTALDKSQTQKTLLRRLQLSQATFQPVSRVKGIWLLVDDVVTTGTTFERARKALLEAGAAKVYGAAIAVKSPHELAKYSL; encoded by the coding sequence GTGAACCCATTGCTGGGCTGGTGGGAACAACTAACCGGCGCGACCTGCCCGGGTTGCGCCAAGCCACTGCAAGAGCCAACCCTGTGCAGCGAATGCCAGCGTGCGCTGGTTCCAAGGCACGGGCCGGGATTTGTGTATCTGGGCAGCTACCAGCGCTTTGGCAATCTTGCCCGTGCCCTCAAATACCAGGGTCGGCGCAACCTGGCCCTATTGCTGGGCCAGAGGATGGCCCTTGGGGTGCGACAGGCTGAATGGGGACTGGACGGCGTGACTGCCGTACCCACCCTGCCCCATCGCCAGATTCAGCGAGGCTATAACCAGGCCGAACTGCTGGCCCAAGCAGCAGCTAAAGAGCTTCGCATCCCTTACAAAAGCGTGCTCTCGCGCACAGCACTGGACAAATCGCAAACCCAAAAAACCCTCCTGCGGCGCTTGCAACTCTCCCAGGCCACCTTTCAGCCTGTCAGCCGGGTGAAAGGAATCTGGCTGCTGGTAGACGATGTGGTGACCACCGGAACCACCTTCGAGCGCGCGCGCAAAGCCCTGCTCGAGGCCGGAGCGGCCAAGGTTTACGGTGCGGCAATTGCGGTCAAGAGCCCACACGAACTCGCCAAATATTCCCTATAA
- the mtnA gene encoding S-methyl-5-thioribose-1-phosphate isomerase, translated as MRVVPFRFENNTFWLLDQRKLPFEEVWVPCKSALEAAVGIREMVVRGAPAIGVTAAFGMVLAHLSGEDLAQADALLRQSRPTAVNLFYALDRMKPHWGHLEASLQEAQAIWSEVEETERAISQHGARVLKGQVLTHCNTGPLATGGFGTALGAIVEAYRQGRVTHVWVDETRPYLQGARLTAYELQKAGVPATLISDNMAAYMMGQGQVDAVILGTDRMAMNGDFANKIGTYGLAILAQYHGIPFYPALPLSSVDPRLQRGDQIPIEKRSAQEVTVIRGQPIAPEGFPAAHPGFDVTPHHLITGIVTEKGVLYPPFDEALRAALGME; from the coding sequence ATGCGCGTAGTGCCCTTTCGTTTTGAAAACAACACCTTTTGGCTCCTGGATCAGCGCAAGCTCCCCTTTGAGGAAGTCTGGGTGCCCTGCAAAAGCGCCCTCGAGGCCGCCGTCGGCATCCGCGAGATGGTGGTGCGGGGGGCCCCGGCCATCGGGGTGACGGCAGCTTTTGGCATGGTGTTGGCCCACCTGTCGGGCGAAGACCTGGCCCAAGCCGATGCCCTGCTGCGCCAGAGCCGGCCCACCGCGGTCAACCTGTTTTACGCCCTGGATCGCATGAAACCCCACTGGGGCCACCTCGAGGCCTCGCTACAGGAAGCCCAGGCCATCTGGAGTGAGGTAGAAGAAACCGAGCGAGCCATCAGCCAGCACGGCGCACGGGTGCTCAAGGGCCAGGTGCTCACCCATTGCAACACCGGCCCCCTGGCCACGGGCGGATTCGGAACGGCTTTGGGGGCCATCGTCGAGGCCTACCGGCAGGGCCGGGTAACGCACGTCTGGGTAGACGAGACCCGTCCCTACCTGCAAGGGGCCCGCCTAACCGCCTACGAACTGCAAAAAGCCGGGGTACCCGCCACCCTGATTAGCGACAACATGGCGGCCTACATGATGGGCCAGGGTCAGGTGGATGCAGTAATCCTCGGCACCGACCGCATGGCCATGAACGGCGACTTTGCCAACAAAATCGGCACCTATGGCCTGGCCATTCTGGCGCAGTACCACGGCATCCCCTTCTATCCGGCCCTGCCGCTCTCCTCGGTAGACCCCAGGCTACAGCGCGGCGACCAGATTCCCATCGAGAAGCGTTCGGCCCAGGAGGTCACGGTCATTCGGGGACAGCCCATCGCGCCCGAGGGATTTCCGGCGGCCCACCCTGGCTTCGATGTAACCCCGCACCACCTGATTACCGGCATCGTAACCGAGAAAGGGGTGCTCTATCCCCCCTTCGACGAGGCCCTGCGGGCCGCCCTGGGGATGGAGTGA
- a CDS encoding serine hydrolase — protein sequence MRFWMTAGTLLLGLAIAQATLTPKAALERLFTERPAKSEWFAPAFLQQVPLAQVEAILQQLLDGLGRYEGVAPDGPNFRVNFERGVVPAQISLDAGGRIQGLFFRPAQPKVALTPEQLLAEYRKLPGQASMLVLQGSQERLNLEADRVLAVGSSFKLAVLEALRQQIEAGRRKWSDTVPLRPEWKSLPSGTLQNLPDGTPLSLEQYATQMISISDNTASDALINIVGRAEVEKIAPRNRPFLTTREAFVLKNPQNRQWLERYRANPAGRAALLPQLARLPLPDAGVFAGGPVAIDVEWFFSTRELCALMSRVQALPLMSLNPGLANPADWQRVAYKGGSEPGVLNLTTWLTARDGKQYCVSATWNNPQARLDENQFFLLYTSLLNSLK from the coding sequence ATGAGATTCTGGATGACGGCAGGAACCCTTTTGCTCGGGCTGGCTATAGCCCAGGCCACCCTAACCCCCAAGGCGGCTCTCGAGCGCCTCTTCACCGAGCGCCCGGCTAAGTCCGAATGGTTCGCCCCGGCGTTCTTGCAGCAGGTGCCGCTGGCCCAGGTGGAGGCCATTCTCCAGCAACTGCTGGACGGCCTGGGGCGCTACGAGGGCGTAGCGCCGGACGGCCCCAACTTTCGGGTGAACTTCGAGCGCGGGGTGGTGCCAGCGCAGATCTCGCTGGATGCTGGAGGACGCATCCAGGGGCTATTCTTCCGACCGGCCCAACCTAAAGTGGCCCTAACCCCGGAACAGCTCCTGGCCGAGTATCGCAAGCTACCGGGGCAGGCGAGCATGCTGGTGCTGCAAGGCTCCCAGGAGCGCCTGAACCTCGAGGCCGACCGGGTGCTGGCGGTGGGCTCGAGCTTCAAACTGGCCGTGCTGGAAGCCCTGCGCCAGCAGATCGAGGCCGGGCGGCGCAAGTGGAGCGATACCGTGCCGCTGCGCCCGGAGTGGAAAAGCCTGCCCAGCGGCACCCTGCAGAACCTGCCCGACGGAACCCCCTTGAGCCTCGAGCAGTACGCTACCCAAATGATCTCCATCTCCGATAATACCGCTAGCGATGCCCTGATTAATATCGTCGGGCGGGCCGAGGTGGAAAAAATCGCCCCCCGCAACCGGCCCTTCCTCACCACCCGCGAGGCCTTTGTGCTCAAGAACCCGCAAAACCGGCAATGGCTCGAGCGCTACCGGGCCAACCCCGCCGGGCGGGCGGCCTTGCTGCCCCAACTGGCCCGCCTCCCCCTGCCCGACGCCGGCGTGTTCGCCGGGGGGCCTGTCGCTATCGATGTGGAGTGGTTCTTCAGCACCCGCGAGCTGTGCGCGCTGATGAGCCGGGTGCAGGCCCTGCCCCTGATGTCGCTCAACCCCGGCCTCGCCAACCCCGCCGACTGGCAGCGGGTGGCCTACAAAGGGGGCTCCGAGCCAGGGGTGCTGAACCTGACCACCTGGCTCACGGCCAGGGATGGCAAGCAGTACTGCGTCTCGGCCACCTGGAACAACCCCCAGGCCCGGCTGGACGAAAACCAGTTCTTCTTGCTCTACACCAGCCTGCTCAACAGCCTGAAGTAG
- a CDS encoding ArsR/SmtB family transcription factor, which translates to MDIETRLSRLEARLEALERASVASSKSPEGPFWALDYLRETARPGGEVVFAGQAEVASGTWGWQWGLPVGPLLRTSWAEVAENLAALAHPMRLELLRAVLNSKSTSQELQHLEDIGTTGRLYHHLKELQSAGWLKVGKRGSYTVPPERIIPLLVILSAAGGEALAAQIEQAES; encoded by the coding sequence GTGGATATTGAGACCCGGCTCAGTCGGCTCGAGGCCCGCCTAGAAGCACTGGAACGAGCCTCGGTGGCATCGTCGAAGTCGCCCGAAGGCCCCTTCTGGGCACTGGATTACCTGCGTGAGACCGCTAGACCGGGCGGCGAGGTGGTGTTTGCCGGGCAGGCCGAGGTGGCTTCGGGCACCTGGGGTTGGCAGTGGGGCTTACCGGTGGGCCCTCTCCTTAGAACCTCTTGGGCAGAGGTGGCTGAAAACCTCGCTGCCCTGGCCCACCCTATGCGCCTGGAACTTCTCCGGGCCGTGCTGAATAGCAAGAGCACCTCCCAGGAGCTACAGCACCTCGAGGACATCGGCACCACCGGTCGGCTCTACCACCATCTCAAGGAGTTGCAAAGCGCCGGCTGGCTCAAGGTGGGCAAGCGAGGCTCTTACACAGTACCCCCCGAAAGAATCATCCCTTTACTGGTCATACTGAGCGCCGCCGGGGGCGAGGCCCTGGCAGCGCAGATAGAACAGGCGGAATCGTAA
- the glgP gene encoding alpha-glucan family phosphorylase, which translates to MNAIGRIVSMPRLPEPLKGLHELAYNLWWSWNPEAQHLFEQINPSQWKRFRANPVRALLEADPERLAALAENAGYVGAVEATVANFHRYLQTRPKKTPRIAYFSMEYGFHESLPIYSGGLGILAGDHIKAASDLGLNLTGVGMFYHEGYFRQQLTPEGQQREVYEDLLPEELPLVVVNKDGKPLRVAVEFPGRMVYVMAYKVQVGTIPVYLMSTNLPENRPEDRALTARLYAPGQEIRIEQEMILGIGGVRLLRALGLEPEVWHMNEGHAAFLGLERIREMVATGSSFGEALEATSAGALFTTHTPVPAGHDTFPLDLVERYLDGWWNKLGISKEEFIALGREEKSYGPVFSMSHLALTTSRAAGGVSALHGQVSREMFQHLWKGLEPEEVPIGHITNGIHTFTFLHPEIHALYERAFPKTWAEQLHDPSQWTVDRLEEDELWRVRNKLRAQLIEEVRVRLFEQRRRNGDLPASLRAAEKVLDPTVLTIGFARRFATYKRAILMFTDPDRLVSILNGPLPVQFVFAGKAHPKDEPGKEFIRKLAERIKALGLEDKMILLEDYDMSLARTLVQGVDVWLNTPRRPMEASGTSGMKAALNGALNFSILDGWWAEAFNTTNGWAIGDERTYATEEAQDHADAQSFYDTLQYEIIPLFYARGAVGTPSGWLAMVRDSIRTCGPTFSAQRMVDEYHRKFYTPLAQRSAHLMEQNRATLKEVARWKSLVQSAWSNVKIWVEAPHSAANQPLQLRAFVQAYGIPTETLRVELVVRRSSGDLEVVALKHAGQEREALLYTGTYLPARPGSYEYGVRVVAAHPELSSPREVAFVKWAGTVVEEPVKV; encoded by the coding sequence ATGAATGCCATCGGTCGAATCGTCAGCATGCCCCGTCTACCCGAGCCCTTAAAGGGCCTTCACGAACTGGCCTACAACCTCTGGTGGAGCTGGAACCCCGAAGCCCAGCACCTGTTCGAACAGATTAATCCTTCACAGTGGAAGCGCTTCCGGGCCAATCCGGTGCGGGCGCTATTGGAAGCCGACCCCGAGCGCCTGGCTGCCCTGGCCGAAAATGCTGGCTATGTGGGCGCGGTCGAGGCCACGGTAGCTAATTTTCATCGCTACCTGCAAACCCGCCCCAAAAAGACGCCCCGCATCGCCTATTTTTCGATGGAGTATGGCTTTCACGAGTCGCTGCCCATCTACTCGGGCGGTCTGGGCATCCTGGCGGGTGATCACATCAAGGCAGCCTCGGATCTGGGGCTCAACCTCACCGGCGTGGGCATGTTCTACCACGAGGGTTATTTCCGTCAGCAGCTAACCCCCGAGGGCCAGCAGCGCGAGGTCTACGAAGACCTCCTGCCCGAAGAGCTGCCGCTGGTGGTGGTCAACAAAGACGGCAAACCCCTGCGGGTGGCGGTGGAGTTTCCCGGGCGGATGGTCTATGTGATGGCCTACAAGGTTCAGGTGGGCACCATTCCGGTCTACTTGATGAGCACCAACCTGCCCGAAAACCGGCCCGAAGACCGCGCCCTAACTGCTCGGCTGTATGCGCCGGGGCAGGAAATCCGCATAGAGCAGGAAATGATTTTGGGCATTGGCGGGGTGCGGCTGCTGCGGGCTTTGGGATTGGAGCCCGAAGTCTGGCACATGAACGAAGGCCACGCGGCTTTTCTGGGCCTCGAGCGCATACGTGAGATGGTTGCGACTGGAAGCTCGTTTGGCGAGGCCCTGGAGGCCACCTCGGCGGGAGCCCTTTTCACCACCCATACCCCCGTACCGGCTGGACACGACACCTTTCCTTTGGATTTGGTCGAGCGCTACCTGGACGGCTGGTGGAACAAGCTGGGGATTAGCAAAGAGGAGTTTATCGCCCTGGGCCGCGAGGAAAAAAGCTATGGCCCGGTCTTTAGCATGTCCCACCTGGCCCTGACCACCTCGAGGGCCGCAGGCGGGGTCTCGGCACTGCACGGCCAGGTCTCGCGCGAGATGTTCCAGCACCTGTGGAAAGGCCTGGAGCCGGAAGAAGTGCCCATCGGGCACATCACCAACGGCATCCACACCTTTACCTTCCTACACCCCGAGATACACGCCCTCTACGAACGAGCCTTCCCCAAAACCTGGGCCGAGCAACTACACGACCCCAGCCAGTGGACGGTAGACCGGCTCGAGGAGGACGAGCTCTGGCGTGTTCGCAACAAGCTGCGGGCCCAGCTCATCGAAGAGGTGCGGGTGCGCTTGTTTGAGCAGCGCCGCCGCAACGGCGACCTACCGGCAAGCCTGCGGGCAGCCGAAAAGGTGCTCGACCCCACCGTGCTGACCATCGGCTTTGCCCGTCGCTTTGCCACCTACAAGCGGGCCATCCTGATGTTCACCGACCCCGACCGGCTGGTCTCGATTCTGAATGGCCCTTTGCCGGTACAGTTTGTGTTTGCTGGCAAGGCCCACCCCAAAGACGAGCCTGGCAAAGAGTTCATCAGGAAGCTGGCCGAAAGAATCAAGGCGCTGGGCCTCGAGGACAAGATGATTTTGCTCGAGGACTACGACATGAGTCTGGCCCGCACCCTGGTACAGGGGGTGGATGTCTGGCTCAACACCCCCCGACGGCCCATGGAGGCCTCCGGCACCTCGGGCATGAAAGCAGCGCTCAACGGCGCCTTGAACTTCTCGATTCTGGACGGCTGGTGGGCCGAGGCCTTCAACACCACCAACGGCTGGGCCATCGGCGACGAGCGCACCTACGCCACCGAGGAAGCCCAGGATCACGCCGACGCCCAGAGCTTCTACGACACCCTGCAGTACGAGATCATCCCGCTGTTTTATGCGCGGGGCGCAGTGGGCACCCCCAGCGGTTGGCTGGCCATGGTGCGCGACAGCATCCGCACCTGCGGCCCCACCTTCTCGGCCCAGCGCATGGTGGACGAGTACCACCGCAAGTTCTACACCCCCCTGGCCCAACGCTCGGCCCACCTGATGGAGCAGAATAGGGCGACCCTAAAAGAAGTTGCGCGCTGGAAAAGTCTGGTACAAAGTGCCTGGAGCAACGTAAAGATATGGGTCGAGGCCCCGCACAGCGCAGCCAACCAGCCCTTGCAGTTGCGGGCTTTTGTGCAGGCCTACGGCATCCCCACCGAAACCCTGCGGGTCGAGCTGGTGGTGCGCCGCAGCAGTGGCGATTTGGAAGTGGTCGCGCTTAAACACGCCGGACAGGAACGGGAAGCCCTGCTCTACACCGGCACCTACCTACCCGCACGACCCGGTAGTTACGAGTACGGCGTGCGGGTGGTCGCAGCCCACCCCGAGCTCTCCAGCCCCCGCGAGGTGGCCTTCGTGAAGTGGGCCGGCACGGTGGTGGAAGAGCCGGTCAAGGTGTAA
- a CDS encoding YkgJ family cysteine cluster protein translates to MNAVLRQAVIKAHGQLERRTAAYLGERRVRVSCGKGCFACCSAWVVVGLAEAEYLREALEASQPEVLARVEAEGPKRLRRLAQQKNRPDFPTLYFLEDNPCPLLTPEGACSAHAYRPLACRGVLTNLSPRYCAPGVVPALRGREKDTYLGQLEPWHGPEHYLKLPWQLSERTAQKLWATEQQVRGFTVIGELVGLMYLLGQPDFRAALQNGLAATLKVLRGRRLLGGQFGFWAG, encoded by the coding sequence ATGAACGCGGTTTTGCGCCAGGCGGTGATAAAAGCCCACGGGCAGCTCGAGCGTCGCACTGCGGCTTATCTGGGCGAACGCCGTGTGCGGGTGAGCTGTGGTAAGGGCTGCTTTGCTTGCTGCTCGGCCTGGGTGGTGGTGGGGCTGGCCGAGGCCGAATATCTGCGCGAAGCGCTCGAGGCTTCTCAGCCAGAGGTGCTTGCCCGTGTCGAAGCTGAAGGCCCCAAAAGGCTCAGGCGCCTGGCTCAGCAAAAAAACCGGCCCGATTTTCCCACCCTGTATTTTCTGGAAGATAACCCCTGCCCGCTGCTTACACCAGAGGGTGCTTGCTCGGCGCATGCCTACCGCCCCCTGGCCTGCCGCGGGGTGCTGACCAACCTTTCGCCCCGCTACTGTGCCCCTGGGGTGGTGCCTGCGCTGCGGGGACGAGAGAAAGACACCTACCTGGGCCAGCTCGAGCCCTGGCATGGCCCCGAACACTACCTGAAGCTGCCCTGGCAGCTTTCCGAGCGCACAGCGCAAAAACTGTGGGCAACAGAACAGCAGGTGCGCGGCTTTACCGTGATTGGAGAACTGGTGGGCCTGATGTACTTGCTGGGGCAGCCGGACTTTCGGGCCGCCTTGCAAAACGGGCTGGCTGCAACCCTGAAGGTGTTGCGTGGGCGGCGGTTGCTGGGGGGGCAGTTTGGGTTTTGGGCGGGTTGA